One window of Chryseobacterium sp. JJR-5R genomic DNA carries:
- the gwsS gene encoding grasp-with-spasm system SPASM domain peptide maturase: protein MNYFNLFSNILITKGVQRVLIIDLQRDHAELFPLELFDIIEELKEKSIEDTMQSYDSESQEFIKEYIEILLEKEFGFVTKDEWDVNFPPFSYDFKVPNDITNAYLEIDDLSILTQVNQSLSNLNTAHIVIYYNQCLSIKDISYIENSFKGSPVTSIEIFSKYSEILNEEFFNVADTICSRIYNMVFYSSPQIPFKLQDKFKFTVSFTHEQIELKSCGKVDLKYFNVNLPKVSEATNHNSCLYKKIGVDRDGNIKNCPAMAQCFGNIKSTPLEEVIKQEDFKKYWNLTKDQIETCKDCEFRYICTDCRAFTERNTTNNSGLDVSKPLKCGYNPYTVEWKEWSTNPLKKKAIQYYKM, encoded by the coding sequence GTGAATTATTTTAATTTATTTAGTAATATTTTAATTACAAAAGGAGTTCAAAGAGTATTAATTATTGATTTACAGAGAGATCATGCGGAATTATTCCCTCTTGAGCTTTTTGATATTATTGAGGAGTTAAAAGAAAAATCAATAGAAGATACAATGCAGTCTTACGATTCTGAATCTCAGGAATTTATCAAAGAATACATTGAGATACTGTTGGAGAAGGAGTTTGGGTTTGTGACTAAAGATGAATGGGATGTTAACTTTCCTCCTTTTTCATATGATTTTAAGGTTCCCAATGACATTACTAATGCTTATTTGGAGATTGATGATCTAAGTATTCTGACTCAAGTCAATCAATCATTATCTAATCTTAATACGGCACATATTGTTATCTATTATAATCAATGTTTGTCTATTAAAGATATCAGTTATATAGAAAACTCATTCAAGGGTTCCCCGGTAACTTCTATAGAAATTTTCTCAAAGTATTCAGAGATTCTGAATGAAGAATTTTTCAATGTAGCAGATACAATCTGTTCCAGAATTTATAATATGGTATTTTACTCAAGTCCTCAAATACCGTTTAAGCTGCAGGACAAATTTAAATTCACAGTATCTTTTACCCATGAGCAAATAGAGCTGAAATCTTGTGGCAAAGTAGATCTAAAATATTTTAATGTTAATTTGCCTAAAGTATCAGAGGCAACGAACCATAATTCATGTCTCTATAAAAAAATTGGTGTTGATCGGGATGGCAATATCAAAAACTGTCCGGCGATGGCCCAATGTTTCGGAAATATTAAGAGTACTCCATTAGAAGAGGTGATAAAACAAGAAGATTTCAAAAAATACTGGAATCTTACTAAAGATCAAATAGAAACCTGTAAAGACTGCGAATTCAGGTATATCTGTACCGATTGCAGAGCTTTTACAGAAAGGAATACTACAAATAATTCCGGACTTGATGTTTCCAAACCTTTAAAATGCGGCTATAACCCCTATACCGTAGAGTGGAAAGAATGGAGTACAAATCCGCTAAAGAAAAAGGCAATACAATATTATAAGATGTAA
- a CDS encoding reverse transcriptase domain-containing protein, whose translation MRKFTVENIKNAYNKLRTTVFYDSGDLLLREQIVEFETNYLKNDFVFSEVQFVSRYSNTKDVDDINKPTFSEITLEDKFKILTEALNNYSKDQLFFDQLLEEISVTVYPKKFIQNNSLHYIITNKRIKKKYFLDKVTAFIHAPIELHIIAVLWTINDGVVKDAALADECIGNRLLLTKDKSKVVFGSALYKPYFSQYQYWRDNAVNTAQQLLKNNKNTLFLNLDIKDYYYSARISENYFRSDGKDNLNILMENLHRTFTEKVLQLKIPYDFTQEVTENGEIKKFIIPIGLQSSLIIANEYLKDFDKIILEKYKPAYYGRYVDDILIVLSEPNTADYESKLLDEYYTSFEDYKKQLSDKKISFKLEDLTEIELYILKNFHPLIKVVDSPFSVDGNFIKPENRIFKINGYPSLYCQSDKTMIHYFDKDESSVVIDKLKKEIEEKSSEFRDMPNDEDNLIEFEESAYHLSYDSTDGKIRTLKDYKEDRFGLSVYLSHKINLGLRKREKISDLEKDKILKFFKGENCLTFYKLWEKILTLFVVDNDPNSFTKFLFHCLEQIDNIDASDKSKESTLPTAIAMQVHDALTQYLFFAFEMSISLNLKFLKDYDVNKNFEFQSNKINRKNFALLFAEFSFVNPDKSSGRIGFRIRKSNMIRHHYVSIPLLNYTEEGKNGHLNLIDKNLHIKNYKLDPILLENSPRPIKFWECCIGSAFEEFQKFGAKTMTKSEINETNILYDILEEYEEEEVYENDTFKGNKSFKKIDYLDIAFNLYRIGNSKHRPSHELNQNLKNKFYTINKLDGSEENFLLNKFTVNKEDKLYNPKIAFANTDVLEDNIIASVLDSPILSHERINKLSKILSKARKSDAQILIFPENFMPMRLISALGRFSIDNQIMTVSGIEHLTINNTSFNFVVSMLPQKINGINDATVIFRLKNNYSPGEEHLINKYHFAIPKPIPSRYDIINYRNIYFSVCYCFELANISHREKLKAKIDLLIGVEWNKDTSYFSNIVEATSRDLHCFVAQVNTSKYGDTRLTQPKDTATKDLLKLKGGINDTILVGQIEIQKLRNFQRIKSSINTSKEFKPLPPEFSLEEVLKRINNI comes from the coding sequence ATGAGAAAATTTACGGTTGAAAATATAAAAAACGCATATAATAAACTAAGAACAACCGTATTTTATGATTCAGGGGATTTATTATTGCGAGAACAAATTGTAGAGTTTGAAACGAATTACTTGAAAAATGACTTTGTTTTTTCTGAAGTTCAGTTTGTAAGTAGATATTCTAATACAAAGGACGTTGATGATATAAACAAACCTACTTTTTCTGAAATTACATTAGAAGATAAGTTTAAAATTTTAACTGAGGCATTAAATAATTATTCTAAAGATCAACTATTTTTTGATCAACTATTAGAAGAAATATCTGTAACAGTATATCCTAAAAAATTTATTCAAAATAACTCTCTTCATTATATTATTACTAATAAAAGGATTAAAAAGAAATATTTTCTTGATAAAGTTACAGCATTTATACATGCACCAATTGAATTACATATTATTGCAGTTTTATGGACGATTAACGATGGCGTAGTTAAAGATGCTGCTTTAGCAGATGAGTGTATAGGAAACAGATTATTATTAACAAAAGACAAATCAAAAGTTGTTTTTGGTTCGGCCTTATATAAGCCCTATTTTTCTCAATATCAATATTGGCGAGATAATGCAGTTAATACTGCGCAACAGTTATTAAAAAATAATAAGAATACTCTTTTCTTAAATTTAGACATTAAAGATTATTACTACTCAGCGAGAATATCTGAAAATTATTTTCGCTCTGATGGTAAAGATAATCTTAATATTCTAATGGAAAACTTACATCGAACATTTACAGAAAAAGTTTTACAATTGAAAATCCCATATGACTTCACACAAGAAGTTACAGAAAATGGTGAAATTAAAAAATTTATTATTCCAATAGGCCTGCAATCATCGCTGATTATAGCAAATGAATATCTAAAAGATTTTGACAAAATTATACTTGAGAAATATAAACCTGCATATTACGGTAGATATGTAGATGATATTTTAATCGTTTTATCAGAGCCTAATACAGCAGATTATGAAAGTAAATTATTAGATGAATATTATACCTCTTTTGAAGATTATAAAAAACAATTATCTGATAAAAAAATAAGTTTTAAGTTAGAGGATTTGACTGAAATTGAACTATATATATTAAAAAACTTTCATCCTTTAATAAAAGTTGTTGATTCGCCATTTTCTGTTGACGGAAATTTTATTAAGCCAGAAAATAGAATCTTTAAAATCAACGGTTATCCTTCTCTATATTGCCAAAGCGATAAAACTATGATTCATTATTTTGACAAAGATGAATCAAGTGTTGTCATAGATAAACTAAAAAAAGAAATTGAAGAGAAGTCCAGTGAATTTAGAGATATGCCAAATGATGAGGATAACTTAATAGAATTTGAAGAAAGTGCTTACCATTTATCATATGATAGCACTGACGGCAAGATAAGAACTTTAAAAGATTACAAAGAGGACCGATTTGGTTTATCTGTTTATCTTTCACATAAAATAAATCTAGGTCTTAGAAAACGAGAAAAAATATCTGATTTAGAAAAAGATAAAATATTAAAATTCTTTAAAGGAGAAAATTGCTTAACATTCTATAAACTATGGGAAAAAATATTAACGTTATTTGTTGTAGACAATGATCCTAACTCTTTCACGAAATTTTTATTTCACTGTTTAGAACAAATAGACAATATTGATGCAAGTGATAAATCGAAAGAAAGTACTTTACCAACAGCAATTGCAATGCAAGTGCATGATGCTTTAACACAATATTTATTTTTCGCTTTTGAAATGAGCATTTCACTGAATTTAAAATTTTTAAAAGACTATGATGTAAATAAGAATTTTGAGTTTCAGTCCAATAAAATTAATCGAAAAAATTTCGCTTTATTGTTTGCTGAATTTTCTTTTGTAAATCCGGATAAATCTAGTGGAAGAATAGGATTTAGAATTAGAAAGTCTAATATGATTAGGCATCATTATGTGTCCATACCATTGTTAAATTATACAGAAGAGGGAAAAAATGGTCATCTAAATTTAATTGACAAAAATCTTCATATAAAAAATTATAAACTTGATCCTATACTATTAGAAAATTCACCAAGACCTATAAAATTTTGGGAATGCTGTATTGGTTCTGCTTTTGAGGAGTTTCAAAAATTTGGTGCTAAAACTATGACGAAGTCCGAAATAAATGAAACCAATATTTTATATGATATTCTAGAGGAATATGAAGAAGAAGAAGTCTATGAAAATGATACTTTCAAAGGCAATAAATCTTTCAAAAAAATAGATTATTTGGATATTGCATTTAATTTATATCGTATAGGAAATTCTAAGCATAGACCAAGCCACGAATTAAATCAAAACCTTAAAAATAAATTTTACACAATAAACAAGTTAGATGGGTCTGAAGAAAATTTTTTGTTGAATAAGTTTACAGTAAATAAAGAGGATAAATTGTACAATCCAAAAATTGCATTTGCAAATACCGATGTTTTAGAGGATAATATAATAGCAAGTGTTTTAGATTCACCAATATTATCACATGAAAGAATAAATAAATTATCCAAAATACTATCGAAAGCGAGAAAGTCAGATGCTCAAATATTAATATTTCCTGAAAACTTTATGCCCATGCGTCTAATTTCTGCATTAGGAAGATTTTCCATTGATAATCAAATTATGACTGTATCAGGCATTGAGCACCTCACCATAAATAATACGTCATTTAACTTTGTAGTTTCTATGTTACCACAAAAGATTAATGGTATCAATGATGCAACTGTGATTTTTAGATTAAAAAACAACTACTCTCCTGGTGAGGAGCATTTGATTAATAAATATCATTTCGCTATACCAAAACCTATACCGTCTCGCTATGATATTATTAATTACAGAAATATTTACTTTTCAGTATGTTACTGTTTTGAACTAGCTAATATTAGTCACAGAGAAAAATTAAAGGCAAAAATTGATTTATTAATTGGTGTCGAATGGAATAAGGATACATCTTATTTTTCAAATATTGTAGAAGCAACTTCTAGAGATTTGCACTGTTTTGTTGCGCAAGTCAACACCAGCAAATATGGTGATACCAGATTGACTCAACCTAAGGACACAGCAACAAAAGATTTATTAAAGTTGAAAGGTGGTATAAATGATACTATATTAGTAGGACAGATTGAAATTCAAAAACTCAGAAATTTCCAGAGAATAAAATCATCAATAAACACAAGTAAAGAGTTTAAACCCTTACCTCCTGAATTTTCTTTAGAAGAAGTTTTAAAGCGTATAAATAATATATAA
- a CDS encoding helix-turn-helix transcriptional regulator — protein sequence MYIWEIEELKFQIGKLFQFYRLKNKLSQLQLGNEINLSSNQVGRIERAETNPTVETLVKFCNFFKIDMLFLFTKLNEKELKKIESEIDELQKEFKNQNKRKS from the coding sequence ATGTATATATGGGAAATAGAAGAGTTAAAATTTCAAATTGGAAAGTTGTTTCAATTTTATAGATTAAAGAATAAACTTTCCCAGTTACAACTTGGAAACGAGATAAATCTTTCAAGTAATCAAGTGGGTAGAATTGAAAGAGCAGAAACAAATCCAACGGTAGAAACGCTTGTTAAGTTCTGTAATTTTTTTAAAATTGATATGTTATTTTTATTTACAAAACTAAATGAAAAAGAATTAAAAAAGATTGAAAGTGAAATAGATGAGCTACAAAAAGAATTTAAAAATCAAAATAAAAGAAAATCCTGA
- a CDS encoding cell wall anchor protein, with protein MKTKILSLAILASSLVSAQAWNITGNSGTNSAANFIGTSDASGLVFKTNNTERMNIDAAGKITLKQMSDQDLSFETFGRLQFNTDTTSDGLHIFNNKEMSAGADLVWISSAYQPNDTGLFSISSPPSATDWSKPVFSVRSNGKVFMGVRLNFMPACSDCNEYRLFVQDGIRTEKVKIDIASANNWADYVFKKEYKLNTLEEVERHIAEKGHLPNVPSAEEIVKSGINVAEMDAKLLEKIEELTLYSIEQNKQIKQLQQQVQELISAKK; from the coding sequence ATGAAAACAAAAATTTTATCATTAGCCATTCTGGCTTCGTCATTGGTTTCTGCCCAGGCCTGGAATATAACAGGTAATTCAGGAACGAATTCTGCCGCTAATTTTATCGGGACTTCTGATGCCAGCGGTTTGGTCTTTAAGACCAACAATACGGAAAGGATGAATATTGATGCTGCTGGAAAAATCACCTTAAAGCAGATGTCAGATCAGGACCTTTCTTTTGAGACGTTTGGACGCTTACAGTTCAATACCGATACCACTTCCGATGGTCTACATATTTTTAACAATAAAGAGATGTCTGCAGGCGCTGATCTTGTATGGATCAGTTCTGCATATCAGCCAAATGATACAGGTCTGTTCAGTATTTCCTCCCCGCCTTCGGCTACCGATTGGTCAAAGCCTGTATTTTCAGTAAGATCCAATGGTAAAGTTTTTATGGGGGTAAGATTGAATTTTATGCCGGCTTGCAGCGACTGCAATGAATACAGGCTTTTTGTTCAGGACGGAATCAGGACTGAAAAAGTAAAGATTGATATTGCCTCCGCAAACAACTGGGCAGACTATGTATTCAAAAAAGAATATAAGCTCAATACGCTGGAAGAAGTGGAAAGGCATATTGCAGAAAAAGGGCATCTGCCGAATGTCCCGTCTGCTGAAGAAATCGTAAAGAGCGGGATCAATGTAGCGGAAATGGATGCCAAGCTTCTGGAGAAAATTGAAGAGCTTACGCTTTACTCAATCGAGCAGAATAAACAAATCAAACAGCTGCAACAGCAGGTTCAGGAACTGATATCAGCAAAAAAGTAA
- a CDS encoding grasp-with-spasm system A modified peptide — protein MKKLKGLKKLFSSFENKKLKNADSIFGGLAMATTDMWSQSSTSQWNCSDIDTYVDGRHVQRQECLTDDCSDPVITKTN, from the coding sequence ATGAAAAAATTAAAAGGTCTAAAGAAGCTTTTTTCTTCTTTTGAGAACAAAAAACTAAAAAATGCAGATTCAATATTCGGCGGATTGGCTATGGCCACTACTGATATGTGGTCGCAATCTTCTACAAGCCAGTGGAATTGTTCTGATATTGACACCTATGTTGATGGCCGGCATGTTCAACGTCAGGAATGTTTGACTGACGACTGCTCTGATCCTGTTATTACAAAGACAAACTAA
- a CDS encoding GLPGLI family protein produces MKTIVLFCFFIGSFFQAQTHRYIYELQLKMDSTESGHQKFYMLLDINKNETKFYGRNLLTADSLNKKFGNLDNKHVDMTGQIIKRKKGSFDNENFINIKFGYYSYKTTDVINWKIENDIKKYDGYDLQKATADFGGRHWIAWFNKKIPFNEGPYKFHGLPGLIFEIQDDKNNFIYKLVANQNDPGNFSTDDFLESNFGIEAVVITEKQKRKLLLDFYNDPFSFERTNFLNSPDLNINIGGKQIRSIEELNTQVKNLQEIIRKYNNPVEVDKAMNYK; encoded by the coding sequence ATGAAAACAATAGTGTTATTTTGCTTTTTTATCGGAAGTTTTTTCCAGGCTCAAACGCATCGATATATTTATGAATTACAGTTAAAAATGGATTCGACTGAAAGCGGGCATCAAAAATTTTATATGCTGTTGGATATCAATAAAAACGAAACTAAATTTTATGGAAGAAATCTCTTAACAGCGGATTCTTTAAATAAAAAATTTGGTAATCTGGATAATAAGCATGTTGATATGACAGGCCAGATTATCAAAAGAAAAAAAGGTTCTTTTGATAATGAAAATTTTATCAATATCAAATTCGGCTATTATTCTTATAAAACAACCGATGTCATTAATTGGAAAATTGAAAATGATATAAAAAAATATGATGGTTATGATCTTCAAAAAGCTACAGCCGATTTTGGAGGACGGCATTGGATTGCCTGGTTCAATAAAAAGATCCCTTTTAATGAAGGACCTTATAAATTCCATGGCCTGCCCGGTTTAATTTTTGAAATTCAGGATGACAAAAATAATTTTATTTATAAGCTGGTTGCAAATCAAAACGATCCGGGAAATTTTTCTACAGATGATTTTTTGGAATCGAATTTTGGAATTGAAGCTGTTGTTATTACGGAAAAACAAAAGAGAAAATTACTGCTGGATTTTTACAATGATCCTTTTTCTTTTGAAAGAACAAATTTTTTAAATAGCCCGGATCTGAATATTAATATCGGAGGAAAGCAAATCAGGAGTATCGAAGAACTGAATACTCAGGTAAAGAACCTGCAGGAAATTATAAGGAAATATAATAATCCCGTGGAAGTTGATAAGGCGATGAATTACAAGTAA
- the gwsG gene encoding grasp-with-spasm system ATP-grasp peptide maturase has protein sequence MILIISENNERTTNEIISWLVALKKDFIRVHENEVFEIKTRNKRIYVESSRNCFFIDEIKSVWYRRGGLRFLRKKYENQAVNIHMNEHQHWLEDYVRNYLESKDSINKESNYHVNKLIVLDIARGIGFDVPEYFLAENTDGVELNNTITKPVAGNGVLKFKDSFGSLYTNVVDTKEKDDFFITFFQQKIEKDFEIRSFYLNEKIWSMAIFSQNDDQTRVDYRKYNKEKPNRNVRYNLPKHIEQKIVTLMNKLDLASGSLDFIKKGSSIYFLEVNPVGQFGNVSFYCNYGLGYEIAKSL, from the coding sequence ATGATACTCATAATTTCTGAAAATAATGAGAGAACAACAAATGAAATCATAAGTTGGCTTGTTGCTCTTAAAAAAGATTTTATTCGGGTACATGAAAATGAGGTATTTGAAATAAAGACAAGGAATAAACGTATATATGTTGAAAGTTCCAGAAATTGTTTTTTTATTGATGAAATTAAAAGCGTTTGGTACAGGAGAGGCGGTTTACGGTTTTTAAGAAAAAAATATGAAAATCAGGCTGTCAATATCCATATGAATGAGCACCAACATTGGCTTGAGGACTATGTCAGAAATTATTTGGAAAGCAAGGATTCCATTAATAAGGAAAGTAATTACCACGTAAATAAACTTATTGTTTTAGATATTGCAAGGGGAATTGGCTTTGATGTCCCGGAATATTTTTTGGCCGAAAATACGGATGGAGTAGAGCTAAACAATACGATTACAAAACCTGTTGCCGGTAATGGGGTTTTAAAGTTTAAAGACAGCTTCGGGTCCCTTTATACCAATGTAGTTGATACAAAAGAAAAAGATGATTTTTTTATCACTTTCTTTCAACAAAAAATTGAAAAAGATTTTGAGATCAGATCATTTTATCTCAATGAAAAAATCTGGTCTATGGCTATCTTTTCGCAAAATGATGATCAGACCAGAGTAGACTATCGGAAATACAATAAAGAAAAGCCCAACAGAAATGTCAGGTACAATTTACCAAAACACATTGAACAGAAAATCGTTACATTAATGAATAAATTAGACCTGGCTTCAGGCTCATTAGACTTTATAAAAAAAGGCAGTAGCATTTACTTTTTAGAAGTGAATCCGGTAGGTCAGTTCGGAAATGTTTCATTTTATTGCAACTATGGGTTAGGTTATGAAATTGCTAAGTCCTTATGA
- a CDS encoding DUF2911 domain-containing protein — translation MVNETQSNDTGKIKDANITIAYSSPSVKGRTIWGGLEAYGKVWRAGANEATTFETDKDLTVQGKKLPAGKYSFFLIPKESGTWTAIFNKEPKQWGVYKYAPSKDALRVDVKTKALPATQEALVYKINKKRFHHGLG, via the coding sequence ATGGTCAATGAAACTCAAAGCAATGATACAGGAAAAATCAAAGATGCCAACATCACCATCGCGTACAGCAGCCCATCCGTGAAAGGGCGTACCATCTGGGGCGGCCTGGAAGCATATGGTAAAGTCTGGCGCGCGGGTGCCAATGAAGCCACCACGTTTGAAACGGATAAAGACCTTACCGTTCAGGGCAAGAAACTGCCGGCCGGTAAATACAGCTTTTTCCTGATCCCTAAAGAAAGCGGAACCTGGACGGCCATCTTTAACAAAGAGCCCAAACAGTGGGGCGTCTACAAATACGCACCGTCAAAAGACGCTTTACGGGTAGACGTAAAAACAAAAGCTTTACCAGCAACCCAGGAAGCTTTGGTCTACAAAATCAACAAAAAACGGTTTCACCATGGATTGGGATAA
- a CDS encoding protein kinase domain-containing protein, with protein sequence MMNFFELEQKEKIKLLEGFESDAKCIDINEGMCGEIFVFDHGSNTFPRYSCIKVPKSFENIPNEEIGKRFVREMYLQLSFYHNKFVHWPSDFDIVLNTPIVSFRYWGNDLAKLIRTTEVSILTKLSILVYTCVGLRHCYKKGLVSHQDIKPSNIFIQNVREQFTDLPDLDIYNLAIVADFGLANAFTDINLHDGSRPYMAPEQWNKTDLSSATDIFAIGVIFFELLTNGYHPVGIKLHDWWPKPQTRNSKKWTGSKYWIKWIANDCKIQFENYSENKNYISFIEKMLLINPAERPTIDEVIDFLLEQIKVISDDSHSQLNFLINYFEEQSSKIVDVETNWHPLFEKWQIFKRKFE encoded by the coding sequence ATGATGAATTTTTTTGAATTAGAACAGAAGGAAAAAATAAAGCTTCTTGAAGGTTTTGAGAGCGATGCAAAATGTATTGATATTAACGAAGGTATGTGTGGTGAAATATTTGTTTTTGACCATGGAAGTAATACTTTCCCTCGATACTCCTGTATTAAGGTTCCAAAGTCATTTGAAAATATTCCTAATGAAGAGATAGGAAAAAGATTTGTGAGGGAGATGTATCTTCAATTATCTTTCTATCACAATAAATTTGTTCATTGGCCTTCCGATTTTGACATTGTTCTAAATACCCCTATTGTATCATTCAGGTATTGGGGCAATGACTTGGCAAAGCTAATAAGAACGACTGAAGTATCAATATTAACAAAACTTTCAATACTCGTTTATACATGTGTCGGACTAAGACATTGTTATAAAAAGGGGTTAGTTTCTCACCAAGATATCAAGCCTTCGAACATATTTATTCAAAATGTTAGAGAGCAATTTACAGACCTTCCAGATTTAGATATCTATAATCTAGCAATAGTAGCTGATTTTGGACTTGCAAATGCTTTTACAGATATTAATTTACACGATGGATCAAGACCATATATGGCTCCAGAACAATGGAACAAAACTGATTTAAGTTCAGCTACTGACATTTTTGCAATAGGAGTTATTTTTTTCGAATTACTAACAAATGGTTATCATCCTGTTGGTATTAAACTACATGATTGGTGGCCTAAACCTCAGACTAGAAACTCAAAAAAATGGACTGGAAGTAAATATTGGATAAAGTGGATAGCTAATGATTGTAAAATTCAATTTGAAAATTATAGTGAAAATAAAAACTATATAAGTTTTATAGAAAAAATGCTACTAATAAACCCAGCAGAAAGACCTACTATAGATGAAGTAATTGATTTTCTACTTGAACAAATAAAAGTTATTAGTGATGATAGCCATTCTCAACTTAATTTTTTAATCAATTATTTTGAGGAGCAATCATCTAAAATAGTAGATGTAGAAACAAACTGGCATCCTCTATTTGAAAAGTGGCAAATATTTAAAAGAAAATTTGAATAA
- a CDS encoding DUF2911 domain-containing protein, with amino-acid sequence MKTIFKSATVLVAAMTISVNAFAQETKKPASPAMTATGKIKDANVTIAYSSPSVKGRTIWGGLEAYGKVWRAGANEATTFETDKDLTVQGKKLPAGKYSFFLIPKESGTWTAVFNKEPKQWGAYKYEQSKDALRVDVKTKALPTTQEALVYKINKNGFTMDWDKISVPVEVK; translated from the coding sequence ATGAAAACAATTTTTAAATCGGCTACCGTTCTTGTGGCGGCCATGACGATCTCCGTGAATGCCTTTGCCCAGGAAACCAAAAAACCGGCCAGCCCTGCCATGACGGCAACGGGGAAAATCAAGGATGCCAACGTTACCATCGCCTACAGCAGCCCTTCTGTGAAAGGACGTACCATCTGGGGCGGCCTGGAAGCATATGGTAAAGTCTGGCGCGCGGGTGCCAATGAAGCCACCACGTTTGAAACGGATAAAGACCTTACCGTTCAGGGCAAAAAACTGCCGGCCGGTAAATACAGCTTTTTCCTGATCCCTAAAGAAAGCGGAACCTGGACTGCCGTTTTTAACAAAGAGCCAAAACAGTGGGGCGCCTACAAATACGAGCAGTCCAAAGACGCATTACGGGTAGACGTAAAAACAAAAGCTTTACCAACTACCCAGGAAGCCCTGGTCTACAAAATCAACAAAAACGGTTTCACTATGGATTGGGATAAAATCTCGGTTCCTGTGGAGGTTAAATAG